The following is a genomic window from Sphingobacterium spiritivorum.
ATTCGCAACCCTTTTATGTGCTTTTAAACCCCGCCAACGAAGAAATTTTGGTAAACCCTATCGGAGCAGACTATGACCCGAAAAGCTATCACAGCTTTCTCCAATCGGCAATAGACCGATACAAGAGTAAGAATTAAAAGAATTAGACAACAGTAAAATTATTCAATATGAAAATGCAATTTAAAAATTTGGTAGTTCGTTCCGGGATTTTCATCATCACAGCCATTTCGCTGGCAGCTTGTGGAAATACGGATAAGGGCAAAGAAAACGCATCAGATAGAGGGAACGCTCCAATGGAGGAAGTAGCGGAAGCGGAAGCTCCGGTTTCGACAACTTCGGATATTTCCTTTAAGGATGAAAGCGGAAAAACCGTAGCCTTAAACTCATTAAAAGGTAAAGTTGTATTCATCAACTTTTGGGCTACGTGGTGTCCGCCCTGCATCCATGAAATGCCGTCCATCAACAAGCTAAAGCAGACTTATAAAGACAAGGATATTGTGTTCCTGATGGTGGACGTGGATAACAATATGGAAAAATCCGCTGCTTTTATGAAAGACAACAAGTATGATCTGCCTGTGTATGTTCCTGTGGACAATATTCCACCTGATTATTTAGGCAGTGCTATCCCGACTACGGTTATACTGGATAAAAGTGGCGATATGATAGCCCGTATGGAGGGTGGCAGGGATTATACAAGCCCCGAAATTACCAAAGCGCTGAATGAATTGGTCGAAAGCAACTAACAGATAAAAACAGGAACTATGTTGAAAAATAAAGAAGTTTCAGAAGAAAAAAAGCCATCTGGAAATAAGTTTTCACTCTTCATCAGAAAAAATGCTCAATATATCGTATTGGTAATCGCCGTTATTATACTGGTAAACCCCGATGCAAAATCATTCGTGCTTCGTCAGTTAATGGCAACAGGGCTTTTTAATGCGAGTATAGATAAAAAGGGCGATGGCACGGTAAGCCAGGCGAACACAGATTTTGATTTTGCTGATGAAAAAGGAAATATTCAAAATACCGCATCACTACGTGGCAAAGTTGTATTTATAAACTTTTGGGCTTCGTGGTGTCCGCCTTGCAGGGCTGAATTTCCCTCTATCGAAACGCTTTATACCCAATTCAAGGATAACCCTGATATATTCTTTCTGACAATCAACGAGGACAGCGACCCTGCAACTGGTAAGGCATACCTTGAAAAAGAAAAATTTTCAGTCCCGATGTATCAGTCAAATGGCAATGTTCCGGCAGAGATTTACTCCGGTGCATTGCCTACTACCGTTGTATTGGATAAGAACGGAAAAGTCAGATTGCACCACGCAGGATTTGCGAATTACGCATCAGACAAGTTCGTAAGACAGATAGAAGAGTTAATAAATGAATAACGAAACAAAAGGAATTTTAAAATGAAAAGATTACAAGCCTTGTTTATAGGGATATTGTGTTTTACATCTGTAAGCGCTTTTGCACAACAAAAAACCGATACCGTTTTTGAACCTGCAAAAGCATATAAAAAGCATTACAATGCCCTATACATTTTGAACGAAGCAGAAGATAAAAAAATTAGAGGAATGCTTCGCAATATAAATAATGTACTGAATGACCCACGACTGAAAGGCAAGCTGCACATTGAAGTTGTTGCATTTTCTGACGGCGTGGAAATGTATAAAAAAGCTAATAGCTATCAGGAAATATTGATTGCGCTAAAAGACAAGGGCGTTGTATTCGCTCAATGTTCAAAAACGATGGAGGAACGAAAAATTGAAAAAAAAGAACTGTTTGATTTCGTGAATTACGTTCCGAGCGGTAACGGGGAAATCATATTAAGGCAATATGAGGGGTGGGCGATTGTTCATCCTTAATCAAAAAATGTTTCAAACCCAAAATTCAATATTATGGAATTATCAATAGGATTTATAAACGATGTACACGGCTATCTCGAACCGCACCCCGAACTGTTTTACAACAAGAATGGAGAATATGTAAAAACAGCAGGCGGATATGCAAGGATTGCAACCATTTTCGAGAAGATAAAAAGCGAAAATGAACATGTCTTATTTTTCGATGGGGGCGACACCTTTCACGGCACTTT
Proteins encoded in this region:
- a CDS encoding TlpA family protein disulfide reductase produces the protein MKMQFKNLVVRSGIFIITAISLAACGNTDKGKENASDRGNAPMEEVAEAEAPVSTTSDISFKDESGKTVALNSLKGKVVFINFWATWCPPCIHEMPSINKLKQTYKDKDIVFLMVDVDNNMEKSAAFMKDNKYDLPVYVPVDNIPPDYLGSAIPTTVILDKSGDMIARMEGGRDYTSPEITKALNELVESN
- a CDS encoding TlpA family protein disulfide reductase — translated: MLKNKEVSEEKKPSGNKFSLFIRKNAQYIVLVIAVIILVNPDAKSFVLRQLMATGLFNASIDKKGDGTVSQANTDFDFADEKGNIQNTASLRGKVVFINFWASWCPPCRAEFPSIETLYTQFKDNPDIFFLTINEDSDPATGKAYLEKEKFSVPMYQSNGNVPAEIYSGALPTTVVLDKNGKVRLHHAGFANYASDKFVRQIEELINE
- a CDS encoding DsrE family protein, yielding MKRLQALFIGILCFTSVSAFAQQKTDTVFEPAKAYKKHYNALYILNEAEDKKIRGMLRNINNVLNDPRLKGKLHIEVVAFSDGVEMYKKANSYQEILIALKDKGVVFAQCSKTMEERKIEKKELFDFVNYVPSGNGEIILRQYEGWAIVHP